One region of Sylvia atricapilla isolate bSylAtr1 chromosome Z, bSylAtr1.pri, whole genome shotgun sequence genomic DNA includes:
- the LOC136373924 gene encoding serine/threonine-protein kinase PAK 3-like: MANAQPVNTLGILSIGLNPCMDHTLGKHTKALVTLQYKQVSCFLQELARAGSAVLSESNRSGTLVSMEDPEEKYTGWKTIGSGGFRTVYKAFDAATGRAVAVRHLDLQHQGCKEVLNEILVMREFKSPNIVTYLESYLVNEAVLLVLEYMDGGSLTDVVTKKRMALGHIATVCWECLQGLAFLHANQVIHRYIKSDNILLGRDGAVKLADFDVCALLTPGHSKQRSQVGTAWWMAPEVVRGQPQSPKVDTWSLGIVGIEMAKGEPPYFAETEDRVKYLIGTRGAPDLHKLGLPSGLCDFLGRCLQMDVDRRGSAEELLQTTWAPTMSVSTPAAFQQKTEETCSEAIEKTEEMTRSPSGFLSPMPARS; encoded by the exons ATGGCTAATGCCCAGCCGGTAAATACTCTTGGAATCCTAAGCATTGGTCTCAATCCCTGCATGGATCATACTCTAGGAAAGCACACCAAGGCCTTGGTGACTCTGCAGTACAAACAAGTGAGCTGCTTCTTGCAGGAGCTGGCAAGAGCTGGCAGTGCAGTGCTGTCAGAGAGCAACCGGTCAG gGACACTTGTGAGCATGGAAGATCCAGAAGAGAAATACACTGGATGGAAAACTATTGGCAGTGG GGGTTTCAGAACTGTTTATAAGGCCTTCGATGCTGCCACAGGACGAGCG GTGGCTGTAAGGCACCTTGATCTCCAGCACCAGGGCTGCAAGGAAGTGTTGAACGAAATCCTGGTCATGAGGGAATTTAAGAGCCCCAATATTGTCACCTACCTAGAAAG CTACCTTGTCAATGAGGCTGTCCTGCTGGTGTTGGAGTACATGGACGGGGGCTCTTTAACTGATGTGGTCACCAAGAAAAGGATGGCTCTAGGACACATAGCAACTGTGTGTTGGGAG tgcCTGCAAGGCCTGGCTTTCCTTCATGCCAACCAGGTGATCCACAGATACATCAAAAGTGACAACATCCTTCTGGGCCGGGATGGTGCCGTCAAGCTGG ctgaTTTTGACgtctgtgctctgctcacccctgggcacagTAAACAGAGGTCGCAGGTCGGGACTGCTTGGTGGATGGCACCCGAGGTTGTGAGAGGACAGCCACAGAGCCCCAAAGTGGACACCTGGTCCCTTGGCATTGTGGGAATAGAAATGGCTAAAGGAGAGCCTCCTTACTTTGCTGAAACCGAAGACAGG gTTAAGTATCTGATAGGCACACGAGGGGCACCAGATCTGCACAAGCTCGGGCTACCCTCTGGCTTGTGTGACTTTCTGGGCCGGTGCCTGCAGATGGATGTGGACAGGCGAGGCTCTGCCGAGGAACTCCTGCAG ACCACATGGGCCCCCACCATGTCAGTCTCCactccagctgcttttcaacagaaaacagaggaaacCTGCAGTGAAGCAATCGAAAAAACAGAGGAGATGACCAGGAGCCCTTCAGGATTTCTTTCTCCAATGCCAGCTCGGAGCTGA